Proteins encoded together in one Etheostoma cragini isolate CJK2018 chromosome 11, CSU_Ecrag_1.0, whole genome shotgun sequence window:
- the f5 gene encoding coagulation factor V isoform X4: protein MRLCVRAAGAWRLLPVLVLLTVLHVKADPQQPKERHYYIAAVEIDWDYAGNDTHRSGPTYKKVVFREYDDKDFRQPKPHPSWLGLLGPTLRAQEGETIVVTFRNLATAPHSIHPHGIAYGKQSEGANYFDNTSQKEKEDDIVRPNSQHVYYWEVTKEVSPQPSDPSCLTYTYISHKNVVEDYNSGLIGALLICKPGTLDESGKQVGVYHEYVFLFGVFDENESKYKPKGHANHVKYTINGYTMGSLPDVSMCAYASVSLHLVGMSSEPEVFSVHMNGQVLQQTGHKVSSVGLISGSSATASMVALHTGRWLLSSHTIKHMEAGMHGFVDVKKCDNFQAPQRKMTIEQKRQSREWTYYIAAEEIIWDYAPNMPEHIDEDFTLQYLRQSPTRIGGKYKKAVYTLFNNESFTERLESKQRKNELGILGPVIKAQIRDVIKIVFKNMASRPYSIYPHGLTIEKSDEGVNYPAGGNQSHGVQPGETHTYIWRVVDEDQPLEGDSRCLTRLYHSAVDTPRDIASGLIGQILICKSRSLNIRGVQLKADKEQHAMLAVFDENKSWYLDENIRQYCDRSKVNKADPDFYKSNVMHSINGYVFESGPLLGFCNGEIATWHVSSIGAQDYIQTATFYGHTFEVNGRTEDFLSLYPMTGETITMNMDNIGVWLMASLNSHETTKAMRVKFQDVECFRDNLYEYSDESMDFNAWNPKSKDEIKKDEEKPKTVIVTPAEPDIYTDLFADELGLRSMKNQSRASSLEQLDLSFLDYDAVDVPDRDPNITLNSKEMKKKSETSIPKPSTLNETLISNREEVDELNHTAVNLLNKSMSENTTHVQNSSVPSAFDNSLVYKTENTTLLYSPNKLLNNDSITTESSAFVSNLINVSVSGNTTVHIATVLSMVQNVSAEITNHTAVLKETTNLSAALRGDSSSILDTEKVHVTLTGDNLTSVGMVLAEDFEERLTRGDVFSYSVPQSNSSLNNLHSTPEKNATSMPHSLKKEDENNTAANQVNVSADGTNSPLSIPKAHVEEVNIIISDLEVEATDNTTSYNDSLITPAKPSIPMADVVKVSISSTERSNLTILDLEVEATDNTTSDNDSLITTAKPSIPMADVVKVSISSTERSNLTILDLEVEATDNTTSDNDSLITTAEPSTPMADVVKVSISSTKISNLTILELEVTTKDKETIDNDSLIKAAEPSVPMADVEEVNIIIIEKSNLTILDLEVEAKDNTTSDNDSLITTAQPSIPTADDVEVSISSTERSNLTIFELEVDSDNDSLVTTVDPEYGLQMNSTESVPISANSSLKDVTQVLLGTGPLQNMTEKTLRSNLSKEISSEIWENVTALPGELNHTAPAERLSNETELYVWSDAVRKNNSGGAVDSIEEVLIYLTENKTHVMKTTNVKMQEHNWTYEETHQMELMEIPDYMMKYFGKETPKTTPPPKKTKKVNLRQRPQKGQGMKTKRRKEYKPQAVSGLPFSPRGFNPGVTPRGARPLLTQPLSDEEELINKPVVIGVPRPDFSDYELYVPGDDPDHLGLEENVKADEYEYVTYKDPYKGDEDIKNLNLDDTTKYYLKLSGPNVKTYFLSAEEVEWDYAGYGQRRQDESQPNSRETKFTKVVFRGYMDSSFSTPDVRGEIDEHLGILGPVIKAEVGQSIMVVFRNKANRPYSLHPNGVSYTKQTEGLSYEDGSKYWYKYDNEVQPNTTFTYLWKVNSMVGPMADESHCRTWAYYSGVNPERDIHSGLIGPLLVCREGTLNRESTDMREFTLLFMTFDESQSWYYKENHEMMQRKSRRRFMETNSNENLKFHSINGITYNLKGLRMYTKQLVCWYLINMGSPKDFQSVHFHGQTFLHKKTTSYRQAVYPLLPGSFATLEMFPSKPGLWQLETEVGFNQQKGMQTLFLVLDNECYRPLGLESGSVKDSQITAINTRGNWKPHLARLNNPGKFNAWSTEQNKSWIQVDFQRPVVISQVATQGAKQMFLSQYVVKYSISYSTDRQKWIFYKGDSRDLRKVFPGNQDAHTEKKNILFPPVVGRFIRLHPINWYGKATVRMELFGCELDGCSVPLGMESRLIKDHQITASSTASSWYSGPWKPSLARLNTQGTINAWQAKHGDMNQWLQVELPTIKKITGIMTQGAKSLGKEMYVMSYALQYSNNGIHWNQYTDDESVPFKTFLGNTSNNDPVKNYIYPPIFSRFIRIIPISWMNSITMRIELLGCDFE from the exons ATGAGGCTCTGTGTCCGGGCTGCTGGAGCTTGGCGTCTCCTGCCTGTCCTGGTTCTTCTGACTGTCCTCCATGTCAAAGCAGACCCGCAGCAACCCAAAGAGAGACACTATTACATCGCTGCTGTTGAGATAGACTGGGACTACGCTGGCAATGACACACACAG GTCTGGGCCCACCTATAAGAAAGTGGTCTTTCGGGAGTATGACGACAAAGACTTCAGACAGCCCAAGCCTCATCCCTCCTGGTTAG GTCTGCTTGGACCCACGCTGAGGGCTCAGGAGGGCGAGACGATTGTCGTCACTTTCAGAAACCTGGCCACAGCCCCGCACAGCATCCACCCACACGGCATCGCTTACGGGAAACAGTCAGAGG GAGCAAACTACTTTGACAACACGTcccagaaagagaaagaggacgACATAGTGCGGCCGAACAGTCAACACGTTTACTACTGGGAGGTGACGAAAGAGGTTTCTCCACAGCCAAGCGACCCTTCCTGTCTCACCTACACCTACATCTCCCACAAAAATGTTGTCGAGGACTACAACTCAGGCCTCATTGGTGCTTTACTCATCTGCAAGCCCG GCACGCTGGATGAGTCGGGGAAGCAGGTCGGCGTCTACCATGAGTATGTCTTCCTCTTTGGGGTTTTTGACGAGAATGAGAGCAAGTACAAACCAAAAGGCCATGCCAACCATGTGAAATACACCATCAATGGATACACGATGGGATCGCTACCTG ATGTCAGTATGTGTGCCTACGCCTCTGTGAGCCTGCATCTGGTTGGTATGAGCTCAGAGCCCGAGGTGTTCTCGGTGCATATGAACGGGCAGGTGCTGCAGCAGACCGGCCACAAAGTGTCATCAGTGGGGCTGATCAGCGGCTCCTCGGCCACTGCCAGCATGGTGGCTCTGCACACGGGCCGCTGGCTACTCTCCTCACACACCATCAAGCACATGGAAG CTGGCATGCATGGTTTCGTGGATGTGAAAAAGTGTGACAACTTCCAAGCACCCCAGCGAAAGATGACCATTGAACAAAAACGCCAAAGCAGGGAGTGGACGTACTACATAGCTGCAGAGGAAATCATCTGGGACTATGCACCTAATATGCCCGAACACATCGACGA GGACTTCACGTTGCAGTACCTGAGACAGTCACCAACACGCATAGGTGGGAAGTACAAGAAGGCAGTGTACACGCTGTTCAATAATGAGTCATTCACTGAAAGGTTAGAGTCCAAGCAAAGGAAAAATGAGCTTGGGATCTTGGGCCCAGTGATCAAAGCGCAAATCCGAGATGTCATCAAG attgtttttaagAACATGGCCTCCAGGCCCTACAGCATCTATCCACATGGGCTCACAATAGAGAAGTCAGACGAGGGAGTAAACTACCCAGCAGGAG GCAACCAGTCTCATGGTGTTCAGCCAGGTGAGACACACACCTACATATGGAGAGTGGTCGACGAGGACCAGCCTCTCGAAGGAGACTCTCGATGTCTGACACGACTGTACCACAGTGCAGTGGACACACCGCGAGACATTGCCTCAGGGCTGATAGGGCAAATCCTTATCTGCAAGAGTCGGTCCCTCAATATCAGGGGGGTGCAG CTGAAAGCAGACAAGGAGCAGCATGCTATGTTGGCTGTATTTGATGAGAACAAGAGCTGGTATCTGGATGAAAACATTCGCCAATATTGCGATCGATCCAAAGTCAACAAGGCAGACCCGGACTTTTATAAGTCCAATGTCATGCACT CAATTAACGGTTATGTGTTTGAGAGCGGCCCGCTCTTGGGCTTCTGCAATGGCGAGATTGCAACATGGCACGTGTCCAGCATTGGAGCACAGGACTACATCCAGACAGCTACTTTCTACGGCCACACATTTGAGGTGAATGGGCGGACAGAAGACTTCCTCAGCCTCTACCCTATGACTGGAGAGACCATCACTATGAACATGGACAACATTG GTGTCTGGCTCATGGCTTCCCTAAATTCCCATGAGACAACCAAAGCAATGCGTGTAAAGTTTCAGGATGTTGAGTGCTTTCGTGACAACCTGTATGAGTACAGTGACGAATCAATGGACTTTAATGCGTGGAACCCTAAGAGCAAGGATGAAATAAAGAAGGACGAGGAAAAGCCCAAAACTGTGATAGTAACACCAGCTGAGCCAGACATTTACACAGACTTGTTTGCAGATGAATTAGGTCTCAGGTCTATGAAGAACCAATCAAGGGCCTCGAGTCTGGAGCAGCTAGACCTGTCTTTTCTCGACTATGATGCTGTTGATGTTCCCGACAGAGATCCGAATATCACCCTTAATTCCaaggagatgaagaaaaaaagtgagacCTCTATTCCAAAGCCAAGTACACTAAATGAGACATTGATTTCAAATAGGGAAGAGGTGGATGAACTGAACCATACAGCGGTTAATTTGCTAAACAAAAGCATGAGCGAGAATACAACACATGTGCAGAACAGTAGTGTGCCATCAGCTTTTGACAATTCATTGGTTTATAAAACAGAGAACACAACCCTGTTATATAGCCCAAATAAATTACTAAATAATGACAGCATAACTACAGAAAGCAGTGCTTTTGTATCAAATCTCATTAATGTTTCAGTGTCTGGAAACACAACCGTTCACATTGCTACGGTTTTATCAATGGTTCAAAATGTATCCGCAGAGATTACCAATCATACTGCAGTATTAAAAGAAACTACCAAtcttagtgcagctttaagagGAGATTCAAGTTCCATCTTGGACACTGAAAAAGTGCACGTAACCCTGACTGGTGATAACCTGACTTCCGTAGGCATGGTCTTGGCAGAGGATTTTGAGGAGAGACTCACCAGAGGGGATGTGTTTTCCTACTCTGTGCCTCAGTCCAATTCCAGCCTAAACAATCTCCACAGTACACCAGAGAAAAACGCCACCTCTATGccacacagtttaaaaaaggaagatgagaATAACACAGCAGCTAATCAGGTTAACGTGTCAGCAGACGGCACAAACTCTCCATTGTCTATTCCAAAGGCCCACGTTGAAGAGGTTAACATCAT CATCTCAGATTTAGAAGTGGAGGCCACAGACAACACAACCAGTTATAATGACTCCCTAATCACCCCAGCAAAGCCATCTATTCCGATGGCTGACGTTGTAAAGGTTAGCATCAGCAGCACAGAAAGAAGCAACTTGACTATCTTAGATTTAGAAGTGGAGGCCACAGACAACACAACCAGTGATAATGACTCCCTAATCACCACAGCAAAGCCATCTATTCCGATGGCTGATGTTGTAAAGGTTAGCATCAGCAGCACAGAAAGAAGCAACTTGACTATCTTAGATTTAGAAGTGGAGGCCACAGACAACACAACCAGTGATAATGACTCCCTAATCACCACAGCAGAACCATCTACTCCAATGGCTGATGTTGTAAAGGTTAGCATCAGCAGCACAAAGATAAGCAACTTGACCATTTTAGAATTAGAAGTAACGAccaaagacaaagaaaccaTTGACAATGACTCCCTGATCAAAGCAGCTGAGCCATCTGTTCCAATGGCCGATGTTGAAGAAGTTAACATCATCATTATAGAAAAAAGCAACTTGACCATCTTAGATTTAGAAGTGGAGgcaaaagacaacacaaccaGTGATAATGACTCCCTAATCACAACAGCACAGCCATCTATACCAACGGCTGATGATGTGGAGGTTAGCATCAGCAGCACAGAGAGAAGCAACTTGACTATCTTTGAGTTGGAGGTGGACAGTGACAATGACTCCCTGGTGACCACAGTAGATCCTGAGTATGGACTTCAAATGAATTCCACTGAAAGTGTACCTATTTCAGCCAATTCCAGCCTTAAAGATGTAACACAGGTATTGCTTGGAACTGGACCCTTACAGAATAtgacagaaaaaacattaagatCAAATTTATCAAAAGAGATTAGTTCAGAGATTTGGGAGAATGTCACAGCACTTCCTGGTGAGTTGAACCACACAGCTCCTGCAGAACGTTTGTCCAATGAGACAGAGCTGTACGTCTGGAGCGATGCGGTGAGAAAGAACAACTCTGGGGGAGCCGTAGACAGCATTGAAGAAGTGCTAATCTAcctcacagaaaacaaaacgCACGTGATGAAAACCACCAACGTCAAAATGCAGGAGCACAACTGGACTTATGAGGAAACTCACCAAATGGAATTGATGGAGATCCCTGACTACATGATGAAATATTTCGGGAAAGAAACCCCTAAAACGACACCACCTCCAAAGAAGACCAAGAAGGTGAACCTCCGACAGAGGCCTCAGAAGGGCCAAGGcatgaaaacaaagaggaggaaggaatACAAGCCTCAGGCCGTGAGTGGATTACCATTCTCCCCCCGGGGGTTCAATCCAGGAGTGACCCCGCGTGGGGCACGACCACTTTTAACACAGCCCCTATCTGATGAGGAGGAGCTCATCAACAAGCCTGTGGTCATCGGTGTGCCCAGGCCTGATTTCAGTGACTACGAGCTGTATGTTCCTGGAGACGACCCAGATCATCTAGGGTTGGAGGAAAATGTAAAGGCAGATGAATATGAGTATGTGACATACAAAGATCCCTACAAGGGTGATGAGGACATCAAGAATCTTAACCTGGATGACACAACCAAATACTACTTAAAGTTATCTGGCCCTAATGTCAAGACTTATTTCCTCTCTGCAGAGGAGGTTGAGTGGGACTACGCTGGCTATGGACAGAG GAGGCAGGACGAGTCACaaccaaacagcagagaaaCTAAGTTCACCAAGGTGGTTTTCCGAGGTTACATGGACAGCAGCTTTAGCACACCTGACGTCCGTGGAGAGATTGATGAGCACCTCGGGATCCTGGGACCTGTCATCAAGGCCGAGGTTGGGCAAAGCATCATG GTGGTGTTCAGGAACAAAGCCAACCGTCCGTACTCCTTACATCCAAACGGGGTTTCCTATACCAAGCAGACAGAGGGTTTGTCCTATGAAGATGGCTCTAAGTACTGGTATAAATATGACAACGAGGTTCAACCCAATACCACCTTTACGTATTTATGGAAGGTCAATTCCATGGTTGGGCCAATGGCAGACGAGTCTCACTGTCGGACCTGGGCCTACTATTCAGGCGTTAATCCC GAAAGAGACATCCACTCTGGCTTGATTGGGCCTTTGCTGGTGTGTCGAGAGGGAACCCTGAATAGGGAGTCAACTGACATGAGGGAGTTCACGCTGCTTTTCATGACCTTCGATGAGTCGCAGAGCTGGTACTACAAGGAGAACCACGAGATGATGCAGAGGAAAAGCCGAAGGAGATTTATGGAGACCAACTCCAATGAGAACCTCAAGTTCCACT CCATTAATGGCATTACATACAACCTGAAGGGCCTGAGGATGTACACCAAGCAGCTGGTGTGCTGGTACCTGATCAACATGGGTTCTCCCAAAGACTTTCAGAGCGTCCACTTCCACGGACAGACGTTCCTCCACAAGAAGACCACCAGCTACAGACAGGCCGTCTACCCACTGCTGCCTG GGAGCTTTGCTACTCTGGAGATGTTTCCATCCAAACCGGGCCTGTGGCAGCTGGAGACGGAAGTTGGTTTCAACCAACAGAAGGGCATGCAGACCCTCTTTCTGGTTCTAGATAACG AGTGCTACCGTCCGCTGGGCTTGGAATCAGGCAGTGTGAAAGACAGCCAGATCACAGCGATCAACACTAGAG GAAACTGGAAGCCCCATCTTGCCAGATTGAACAATCCGGGTAAATTCAACGCATGGAGTACAGAGCAGAACAAGAGCTGGATTCAG GTGGACTTCCAACGGCCAGTTGTAATCAGCCAGGTGGCCACGCAGGGAGCCAAGCAGATGTTCCTTTCCCAATATGTGGTCAAGTACTCCATCTCCTACAGCACCGACCGCCAGAAGTGGATCTTCTACAAGGGCGACAGCAGGGACCTCAGGAAG GTATTCCCTGGGAACCAGGACGcccacacagaaaagaaaaacatcttattTCCTCCTGTGGTTGGACGCTTTATCAGGCTCCATCCCATCAACTGGTACGGCAAAGCCACAGTCCGCATGGAGCTCTTCGGCTGTGAGCTCGACG GTTGCTCTGTGCCTCTGGGGATGGAGAGCAGACTGATAAAAGACCATCAAATCACAGCCAGCTCCACAGCTTCCAGCTGGTACTCCGGACCCTGGAAACCCTCTCTCGCACGCCTCAACACACAGGGAACCATCAATGCATGGCAGGCTAAG CATGGGGACATGAACCAGTGGCTTCAGGTGGAGCTTCCCACAATTAAGAAGATCACAGGTATCATGACGCAAGGAGCCAAGTCTCTGGGGAAAGAGATGTACGTCATGTCCTACGCTCTACAGTACAGCAACAATGGGATCCACTGGAACCAGTACACAGATGATGAGAGCGTCCCTTTCAAG acttttttgggaaataccAGTAACAACGACCCCGTGAAAAACTACATCTACCCTCCTATTTTTTCCCGCTTCATCCGAATCATCCCAATAAGCTGGATGAACTCCATCACTATGAGAATAGAACTACTGGGCTGTGACTTTGAGTG